The following proteins are encoded in a genomic region of Bradyrhizobium sp. SK17:
- a CDS encoding ABC transporter substrate-binding protein, which translates to MRRVLAGVLACVFAISANASLAQDKPPLKLGGILDMSSLYADITGSGSETAAKMAAEDFGGTVLGRKIEIVVGDHLNKADLSANIARDMIDNQGVEMIFDVAASATALAAAEIAKARNKIIIFNGPGSIRLSNEACGPYTVHYVFDTFAQANVTGLAAVKSGLDTWFFLTADYAFGQDLEKDTSNVVIKSGGKVLGSVRHPINTSDFSSFLLQAQASKAKVIGLANAGGDTINAIKQAAEFGLTKSGQRLSPLLAFVTDIDSVGLETAQGLLLAEAFYWDFNDDTRAFSKRFMERTKRVPTSAQAGVYSSVLHYLNAVKTAGTTDAAAVMKVMKETPINDMFAKNGRIREDGRMVHDMYLFEVKKPSESKGRWDDYKLLATVPGDQAFQPLADSRCPLVKK; encoded by the coding sequence ATGAGACGAGTTTTGGCCGGCGTGTTGGCCTGTGTGTTTGCGATCTCGGCGAATGCGTCGCTGGCGCAGGACAAGCCTCCGCTGAAGCTCGGCGGCATCCTCGACATGTCGAGCCTCTATGCCGACATCACCGGCTCGGGCAGCGAAACCGCGGCCAAGATGGCGGCTGAGGACTTTGGCGGTACGGTGCTCGGCCGCAAGATCGAGATCGTGGTCGGCGACCATCTCAACAAGGCCGACCTGTCGGCCAACATCGCCCGCGACATGATCGACAATCAGGGCGTCGAGATGATCTTCGACGTCGCAGCCTCCGCCACCGCGCTCGCCGCGGCCGAGATCGCCAAGGCGCGCAACAAGATCATCATCTTCAACGGCCCGGGCTCGATCCGCCTCTCCAACGAGGCCTGCGGCCCCTATACCGTGCACTATGTGTTCGACACCTTCGCGCAGGCCAATGTGACCGGCCTTGCCGCGGTGAAATCCGGCCTCGACACCTGGTTCTTCCTCACCGCCGATTACGCCTTCGGCCAGGACCTCGAAAAGGACACCAGCAATGTCGTGATCAAGTCGGGCGGCAAGGTGCTCGGCAGCGTGCGGCATCCGATCAACACCTCGGACTTCTCGTCCTTCCTGCTGCAAGCACAGGCCTCGAAAGCCAAGGTGATCGGGCTTGCCAATGCCGGCGGCGACACCATCAACGCGATCAAGCAGGCCGCCGAGTTCGGACTGACCAAGAGCGGCCAGAGGTTGTCGCCGCTGTTGGCCTTCGTCACCGATATCGACAGCGTCGGGCTCGAGACCGCGCAGGGCCTGCTGCTCGCGGAAGCGTTCTATTGGGACTTCAATGACGACACCCGCGCGTTCTCCAAGCGTTTCATGGAGCGCACCAAGCGGGTGCCGACCTCGGCGCAGGCCGGCGTCTATTCCTCCGTGCTGCACTATTTGAACGCGGTGAAGACCGCCGGCACCACCGATGCGGCCGCCGTCATGAAGGTGATGAAGGAAACCCCGATCAACGACATGTTCGCCAAGAACGGCCGGATTCGCGAGGACGGCCGCATGGTCCACGACATGTACTTGTTCGAGGTCAAGAAGCCCTCGGAATCGAAGGGCCGCTGGGACGACTACAAGCTGCTCGCGACCGTGCCAGGCGATCAGGCATTCCAGCCGCTGGCGGACTCGCGCTGTCCGCTGGTGAAGAAGTGA
- a CDS encoding IclR family transcriptional regulator: protein MPLAKKDAANAGAAAGPRSFDGPDFPGDTSRDLPKMDNAVKSARRVFDVLEFFEEHQRAASAIEVAAALKFPQSSTSALMRTMTAFGYLHYDTSRRTYIPTPRISMLGHWLSPALFTRGRLINLMNELSEKTGETIMLAVRNGLSAQYVHIIQAKLPMRLYVKAGTLRPLARSASGYALLSAYPDKEVRRLVRLINANEPRSDQQIDIKAVMLELKKVRAEGHAFSLGLVTPARAPLP from the coding sequence ATGCCGTTGGCGAAGAAGGATGCAGCGAATGCCGGCGCGGCCGCCGGCCCGCGGTCTTTCGACGGCCCCGATTTCCCCGGCGATACCTCGCGCGACCTGCCGAAGATGGACAATGCGGTCAAATCGGCGCGGCGCGTGTTCGACGTGCTCGAATTCTTCGAGGAGCACCAGCGGGCCGCGTCCGCCATCGAGGTCGCAGCCGCGCTCAAGTTCCCGCAATCCAGCACATCGGCGCTGATGCGCACGATGACCGCGTTCGGCTATCTGCACTACGACACCAGCCGCCGCACCTATATCCCGACGCCGCGGATCTCGATGCTGGGGCATTGGCTGAGCCCGGCGCTGTTCACCCGGGGGCGCCTGATCAATCTGATGAACGAGCTCTCCGAGAAGACCGGAGAGACCATCATGCTCGCAGTCCGCAACGGGCTCAGCGCGCAATATGTCCATATCATCCAGGCCAAGCTGCCGATGCGGCTATACGTCAAGGCCGGAACGCTGCGCCCGCTAGCGCGATCCGCATCGGGTTACGCGTTGCTGTCGGCCTATCCAGACAAGGAGGTGCGCCGCCTGGTGCGCCTGATCAACGCCAACGAGCCGCGATCCGACCAGCAGATCGACATCAAGGCCGTGATGCTGGAGCTGAAGAAGGTGCGCGCCGAAGGACATGCCTTCTCGCTCGGCCTGGTCACCCCGGCGCGGGCGCCGTTGCCATGA
- a CDS encoding acyl-CoA dehydrogenase family protein — MTAALRFDPIRLPEKCEQLRKEVRAFLAEEIAAGTFDPHAPNREDNDAPEFSRRVGAKGWLGMTWPKKYGGQERSFLERYVVTEEMRVANAPTRRFFVADRQSGPVLLKYAPEHIKMDILPRICRGEVCFAIGMSEPNSGSDLFAAKTRATKTDGGYLINGTKIWTSSAHIADYMIAIFRTSPPTKENRRHGLTQFLVKMKQPGIQVNPIGQITGQFEFNEVVFTDYFVPEDHVLGEVDGAWKQATSELAYERSGPERFLETYYVLTELVRAVGKNPDTRSAEGIGRLVAQVHTMRRMSVSVAGMLQAGKEPVVEASIVKDIGTVWEQQLPHRVRDLAAFVEETATNRETLEKQLDFAIKTAPKLTIQGGTTEVLRGIIARGLGLR, encoded by the coding sequence ATGACTGCAGCCCTTCGTTTCGATCCGATCCGCCTGCCCGAGAAATGCGAGCAGCTCCGCAAGGAAGTGCGTGCCTTCCTCGCCGAGGAAATCGCCGCCGGCACCTTCGATCCCCACGCGCCGAACCGCGAGGACAATGACGCGCCGGAATTCTCCCGCCGCGTCGGCGCCAAGGGCTGGCTCGGCATGACCTGGCCCAAGAAATATGGCGGCCAGGAGCGCTCGTTCCTCGAACGCTACGTGGTGACCGAGGAGATGCGGGTGGCGAACGCGCCGACCCGGCGCTTCTTCGTCGCGGACCGCCAGAGCGGCCCGGTGCTGCTGAAATACGCCCCCGAGCACATCAAGATGGACATCCTGCCGCGGATCTGCCGCGGCGAGGTCTGCTTCGCCATCGGCATGAGCGAACCGAACTCCGGCTCCGATCTGTTCGCGGCGAAGACCCGCGCGACCAAGACCGACGGCGGTTACCTGATCAACGGCACCAAGATCTGGACCTCGTCGGCGCACATCGCCGACTACATGATCGCGATCTTCCGCACCTCGCCGCCGACCAAGGAAAACCGCCGCCACGGCCTGACCCAGTTCCTGGTCAAGATGAAGCAGCCGGGCATCCAGGTGAATCCGATCGGCCAGATCACCGGCCAGTTCGAGTTCAACGAGGTCGTGTTCACCGATTACTTCGTGCCGGAGGATCACGTGCTGGGCGAAGTCGATGGCGCCTGGAAGCAGGCAACATCAGAGCTCGCCTATGAGCGAAGCGGCCCCGAGCGCTTCCTCGAGACGTATTACGTGCTCACCGAGCTGGTGCGTGCGGTCGGCAAGAATCCGGACACTCGCAGCGCCGAGGGCATCGGCCGCCTGGTGGCGCAGGTGCACACCATGCGCCGCATGTCGGTGTCCGTCGCCGGCATGCTGCAAGCCGGCAAGGAGCCGGTGGTGGAAGCCTCCATCGTCAAGGACATCGGCACGGTGTGGGAGCAGCAGCTGCCGCATCGCGTGCGCGATCTCGCGGCCTTCGTCGAGGAGACCGCGACCAACCGCGAGACGCTGGAGAAGCAGCTCGATTTCGCCATCAAGACCGCACCCAAGCTGACGATCCAGGGCGGCACCACCGAGGTACTGCGCGGCATCATCGCCCGCGGGCTCGGTTTGCGTTAG
- a CDS encoding acyl-CoA dehydrogenase family protein — protein sequence MAESENIVAETAEKIFADLADAQTINHDKKGAWKAPLWQALTDAGLPLSWVPDDLGGSGASLAEGFSVLNVAGRHAIAVPLAETMLAGWLLTQGKITSPEGEMTVVPASPKDRVTLNADGSLTGRARRVPFAKDAKHFAVLASGKDGISIALVDAAKCRIESSTGLGGDHNDTVTLDKVQPVTTKPAPKDFDQTTLMLMGGVVRSLQIAGALEAMLDISVRYSNERVAFEKKISKFQAVQHNLARLAGENAAALAAATSAADTIVNATSLHSDAVFLEAAAAKIRCSEAAEKGSSIAHQVHGAIGFTIEHILHRYSLRALAWRDDFGSESHWAVELGKLVADRGADELWPLVASR from the coding sequence GTGGCGGAGAGTGAAAACATCGTCGCCGAGACCGCGGAAAAGATTTTCGCCGATCTCGCGGATGCCCAGACCATCAATCACGACAAGAAGGGCGCGTGGAAGGCGCCGCTGTGGCAGGCGTTGACCGACGCCGGCCTGCCGCTGTCCTGGGTGCCTGACGATCTCGGCGGTTCCGGCGCCAGCCTCGCCGAAGGATTCAGCGTCCTCAACGTCGCCGGGCGGCATGCGATCGCTGTTCCGCTGGCCGAAACAATGCTGGCCGGCTGGCTATTGACGCAGGGCAAGATTACCTCGCCGGAAGGCGAGATGACGGTTGTCCCTGCGAGCCCGAAGGATCGCGTCACACTCAACGCCGATGGTTCGCTCACCGGCCGCGCCCGTCGCGTGCCGTTCGCCAAGGACGCGAAACATTTCGCGGTGCTGGCAAGCGGCAAGGACGGCATCTCGATCGCGCTGGTCGATGCCGCGAAGTGCCGGATCGAATCCAGCACCGGACTTGGCGGTGATCATAACGACACCGTCACGCTCGACAAGGTGCAGCCGGTCACCACCAAGCCGGCCCCCAAGGACTTCGACCAGACCACACTGATGCTGATGGGCGGCGTGGTGCGCAGCCTGCAAATCGCGGGCGCGCTGGAAGCGATGCTCGACATCTCGGTGCGCTATTCCAACGAGCGTGTCGCCTTCGAGAAGAAGATCTCCAAATTCCAAGCCGTGCAGCACAACCTCGCCCGCCTCGCCGGCGAGAACGCCGCGGCACTGGCTGCCGCGACGTCGGCGGCGGACACCATCGTCAACGCCACCTCGCTGCATAGCGATGCGGTGTTCCTCGAAGCCGCGGCGGCGAAGATCCGCTGCTCGGAAGCGGCCGAGAAGGGCAGCAGCATCGCCCACCAGGTGCACGGCGCGATCGGTTTCACCATCGAGCACATCCTGCACCGTTATTCGCTGCGCGCACTGGCGTGGCGCGACGATTTCGGCTCGGAGAGCCACTGGGCGGTCGAGCTCGGCAAGCTCGTCGCCGACCGTGGCGCCGATGAATTGTGGCCGCTGGTGGCTTCGCGCTGA
- a CDS encoding NADH:flavin oxidoreductase/NADH oxidase, translating to MTELPLLFTPLQIRDLGLKNRIMVSPMATYSAREGRATDWHTAHIGKLAAGGAGLVFVEQSSVNVQGRITHGCLGIWDDAHIADHAALAALIHGFNAKAAVQIAHGGRKGSSQRPWEGGNPLGEADVTARGEGPWQIAASSGIPFDDGWPAPQMMTSEQIDAVVDDYRQAFRRARVAGYDVIELHCAHGYLMHSFLSPLANNRNDEYGGSRENRMRLPLRIAAIMREEWPDHLPAFVRISSVDGVDIGWSIEDSVAFAAELKAIGIDMVDCSSGGMKLPRGNSLVSRTPGFQVPFAERIQQEVGMPTVAVGLIREPDYAEAILRDGKATLIALGRELLWNPNWPAQTALALGCDPEWTSWPEQYGWWLKRRVAQQGR from the coding sequence ATGACCGAACTGCCGCTGCTGTTTACCCCGCTGCAAATCCGCGACCTCGGACTGAAGAACCGGATCATGGTCTCGCCGATGGCGACCTATTCGGCGCGCGAGGGCCGGGCCACCGATTGGCATACCGCGCATATCGGCAAGCTCGCCGCCGGTGGCGCCGGCCTCGTGTTCGTCGAGCAGAGCTCGGTGAACGTCCAGGGGCGCATCACCCATGGCTGCCTCGGCATCTGGGACGATGCGCACATCGCGGACCACGCCGCGCTCGCGGCGCTAATCCATGGCTTCAACGCCAAGGCCGCGGTCCAGATCGCGCATGGCGGCCGCAAGGGCTCGTCGCAGCGGCCGTGGGAAGGTGGCAATCCCCTCGGCGAAGCCGACGTCACGGCTCGCGGTGAAGGCCCGTGGCAGATCGCGGCCTCGAGCGGCATTCCCTTCGACGACGGCTGGCCGGCTCCGCAGATGATGACGTCGGAGCAGATCGATGCCGTGGTGGACGACTACCGCCAGGCATTTCGCCGCGCCAGGGTCGCCGGCTACGACGTCATCGAGCTGCACTGCGCGCACGGCTATTTGATGCACTCATTCCTGTCGCCGCTGGCCAACAACCGCAACGACGAGTATGGCGGCTCGCGCGAGAACCGCATGCGCCTGCCGCTGCGCATCGCTGCGATCATGCGCGAGGAATGGCCGGATCATTTGCCGGCCTTCGTGCGGATCTCGTCGGTCGACGGCGTCGACATCGGCTGGTCGATCGAGGACTCCGTTGCGTTCGCCGCCGAGCTGAAAGCGATCGGGATCGACATGGTGGACTGCTCGTCAGGCGGCATGAAGCTGCCGCGCGGCAATTCGCTGGTGTCGCGAACCCCGGGCTTCCAGGTGCCATTCGCCGAGCGAATCCAGCAGGAAGTCGGCATGCCGACGGTGGCGGTCGGGCTGATCCGCGAACCGGACTACGCCGAGGCCATTTTGCGGGACGGCAAGGCGACGCTTATTGCGCTCGGCCGCGAACTGCTATGGAATCCGAACTGGCCCGCGCAGACGGCACTGGCGCTCGGATGCGATCCCGAATGGACCAGCTGGCCCGAGCAATATGGCTGGTGGCTGAAGCGGCGGGTGGCACAGCAAGGACGATAA
- a CDS encoding VOC family protein, whose product MTGYMRLRQICLVAPQLAPVIADISTIMGLDVCYRDGNVAKYGLENALLPVDTILLEVVAPFQPGPGTAAGRFIEKTGGRGGYMAIFACEDPDARGAKANAMGVRTANVITHAPYHGVQLHPRDCRAAFIEFNHTDGSDDILGPYPPAGPDWQTSIRKDTTLALTEVEMQSPEPEALAAHWGKIVGIAADGATVKLPNSTFRFVQGDSEIMSGLTFKVVDKAKVLGTAKAKGCVVDGDQFQLCGVTFKLTA is encoded by the coding sequence ATGACCGGGTATATGCGGCTGCGGCAGATCTGCCTGGTGGCGCCGCAGCTTGCGCCCGTGATCGCCGATATCTCCACGATCATGGGGCTCGATGTCTGTTACCGCGACGGTAATGTCGCCAAGTATGGGCTCGAAAACGCGCTGCTGCCGGTCGATACAATTCTGCTGGAGGTCGTCGCACCGTTTCAGCCGGGGCCGGGCACGGCGGCCGGCCGCTTCATCGAGAAGACCGGCGGCCGCGGCGGCTACATGGCGATCTTCGCTTGCGAGGATCCCGACGCGCGCGGCGCCAAGGCCAATGCGATGGGCGTGCGCACCGCGAACGTCATCACGCATGCGCCCTATCATGGCGTGCAGCTGCATCCGCGCGACTGCCGCGCGGCCTTCATCGAGTTCAACCACACCGACGGCAGCGACGACATCCTGGGGCCGTACCCGCCGGCCGGCCCGGACTGGCAGACGTCGATCCGCAAGGACACGACCCTGGCGCTGACCGAGGTCGAGATGCAGAGCCCGGAGCCCGAGGCGTTGGCGGCGCATTGGGGCAAGATCGTCGGCATTGCTGCCGATGGTGCCACGGTGAAGCTGCCGAACAGCACCTTCCGCTTCGTCCAGGGCGATAGCGAGATCATGAGCGGCTTGACGTTCAAGGTCGTCGATAAGGCCAAGGTGCTGGGGACGGCGAAAGCCAAAGGCTGCGTGGTTGATGGCGATCAGTTCCAGCTTTGCGGTGTGACGTTCAAGCTGACGGCGTGA
- a CDS encoding acetate--CoA ligase family protein: protein MPHPLDTFFAPKSIALIGASRDHEKIPGRLLAMLRKNGYPGALYPINPNYDEIDGLKCFKSIADIGAPIDLAVIVIPARAVLTALEQCAAAGVKNAVIISSGFAEEGGDSADMQDAIVALAKRTGIRISGPNAEGFYSQMQKVAATFSPTVDVKPDAPVLVASQRRIGIVAQSGGIGFAIYHRAKALGVALSYVVSAGNESDLGAGEFLDYMVQDASTDVILLFIEGIRDVDKFLAAAKRAAEIRKPVIVTKVGRSGAGERAAASHTASMAGWSAAYDAVFAKYGFIVSNDLDEAVTIAAVLTTNPLPKGDRVAVLTVSGGAGIWGADTVSMQGLRVPELSAGIQNQIKQWMPSYGAAGNPVDVTAQGVSSGGLQKSIELFDASDEVDATLVVLSLSSETRMPFKEAELKPLIAAQRKPVVFYSYTLPSPFARRELAKSGVVVLSGLTHVGVAMRRLADYAGFAPAPGIAATSPARDLSAHLKAKTLSEHDSKSLLRAAGVALPDEVLVTDRHGLDAAIERAGFPLVMKIQSPAIAHKSEVGGVRVNIAAKGAAFTAYRDMLETVQKARPDAAIQGVLVGPMARKGVEIIVGTMTDKTFGPMVMVGLGGITTELFKDVVYRPAPVSAAEATAMLATLKAAPLLHGFRGAPKADVAALAQLISQISVLAAQHRSEIAEIEVNPVLVHPEGQGVTIVDALVVPRS, encoded by the coding sequence ATGCCGCATCCGCTCGATACCTTCTTTGCCCCAAAGAGCATCGCGCTGATCGGCGCGTCGCGCGATCACGAGAAGATACCCGGCCGGCTGCTCGCGATGCTGCGCAAGAACGGCTATCCGGGCGCGCTCTATCCGATCAACCCGAACTATGACGAGATAGACGGCTTGAAATGCTTCAAGTCGATCGCCGATATCGGTGCGCCGATCGATCTCGCCGTCATCGTCATTCCCGCCCGCGCGGTGCTGACGGCGCTGGAGCAGTGCGCGGCGGCCGGCGTCAAGAACGCGGTCATCATCTCCTCCGGCTTTGCCGAGGAGGGTGGCGACAGCGCCGACATGCAGGACGCGATCGTGGCGCTGGCGAAGCGAACCGGGATACGAATCTCCGGTCCCAACGCCGAAGGCTTCTACAGCCAGATGCAGAAGGTCGCCGCGACCTTCAGCCCGACCGTCGACGTCAAGCCGGATGCGCCGGTCCTGGTCGCGAGCCAGCGGCGGATCGGCATCGTCGCGCAGAGCGGCGGCATCGGCTTTGCGATCTATCATCGCGCCAAGGCGCTTGGCGTCGCGTTGAGCTACGTCGTCAGCGCCGGCAATGAGAGCGATCTCGGCGCCGGCGAGTTTCTCGACTACATGGTGCAGGATGCCTCGACCGACGTGATCCTGCTGTTCATCGAAGGCATTCGCGACGTCGACAAGTTCCTGGCCGCGGCGAAGCGCGCGGCGGAGATCAGGAAACCCGTGATCGTCACCAAGGTCGGCCGTTCCGGCGCCGGCGAGCGTGCGGCGGCCTCGCACACCGCGAGCATGGCGGGCTGGTCGGCGGCCTATGATGCCGTCTTCGCGAAATACGGCTTCATCGTCTCCAACGATCTCGATGAGGCCGTGACGATTGCTGCCGTGTTGACCACCAATCCGCTGCCGAAGGGCGATCGCGTCGCGGTGCTCACCGTGTCTGGCGGCGCTGGTATCTGGGGCGCCGATACCGTCTCGATGCAGGGCCTGCGGGTCCCGGAGCTTTCCGCCGGAATCCAGAACCAGATCAAGCAATGGATGCCGTCCTATGGCGCGGCGGGCAATCCCGTCGACGTCACCGCGCAGGGCGTCTCCTCCGGCGGTTTGCAGAAGAGCATCGAGTTGTTCGACGCGTCAGATGAAGTGGACGCGACGCTGGTCGTGCTGTCGCTGTCGAGCGAGACGCGGATGCCGTTCAAGGAGGCCGAGCTGAAGCCGCTGATCGCGGCGCAGCGCAAGCCGGTGGTGTTCTATTCCTACACGCTGCCGTCGCCATTCGCGCGGCGGGAGCTGGCGAAATCCGGCGTGGTGGTGCTGTCGGGACTGACCCATGTCGGCGTCGCGATGCGGCGGCTGGCGGATTATGCCGGCTTCGCGCCGGCGCCGGGGATCGCAGCAACGTCGCCGGCGCGCGATCTCTCCGCGCATCTGAAGGCGAAGACGCTCTCCGAACATGACAGCAAGTCGCTGTTGCGCGCGGCCGGCGTCGCGTTGCCGGACGAAGTGCTGGTGACCGATCGCCACGGGCTCGACGCTGCGATCGAGCGGGCCGGATTTCCACTGGTCATGAAGATCCAGTCGCCGGCGATCGCGCACAAGAGCGAGGTCGGCGGCGTCCGCGTCAACATCGCAGCCAAGGGCGCGGCGTTCACCGCCTATCGCGACATGCTGGAGACGGTGCAGAAGGCGCGGCCGGACGCCGCGATCCAGGGGGTGCTGGTCGGGCCGATGGCCAGGAAGGGCGTCGAGATCATCGTCGGCACGATGACGGACAAGACCTTCGGGCCAATGGTGATGGTGGGGCTCGGCGGCATCACCACCGAGCTGTTCAAGGACGTGGTCTATCGCCCGGCGCCGGTCAGCGCGGCGGAGGCAACCGCGATGCTGGCGACACTGAAGGCCGCGCCGCTGTTGCACGGTTTTCGTGGGGCGCCGAAGGCGGATGTCGCGGCGCTTGCGCAGTTGATCTCGCAGATTTCAGTACTGGCGGCGCAGCATCGAAGCGAGATTGCCGAGATCGAGGTCAATCCGGTGCTGGTGCATCCGGAGGGGCAGGGCGTCACGATTGTCGATGCGCTGGTGGTGCCGAGGAGTTAA
- a CDS encoding enoyl-CoA hydratase/isomerase family protein — translation MTKYTDIGVETHGHVGLIEIRKPPLNFFDVALINQIADALEEFDNNIEIRASVLAAQGKAFCAGANFGDPARQEQEERAKSDPASNLPINHLYVQAVRIFRNKKPIVAAIHGAAIGGGLGLAVSADFRVACPEARFAANFTKLGFHPGFGLTTTLPELIGKNNAELMFYTSRRVTGEEAYRWGLANVLVPQDQVRAEAMKLAQEIAECSPLGLVSTRATMRAGLADRVLAATNHELEEQTKLRATEDFKEGVKATAERRVANFKGR, via the coding sequence ATGACCAAGTACACTGATATCGGCGTCGAGACCCACGGCCATGTCGGCCTGATCGAAATCCGCAAGCCGCCGCTGAACTTCTTCGACGTCGCGCTGATTAACCAGATCGCCGACGCGCTGGAGGAGTTCGACAACAACATCGAGATCCGCGCTTCGGTGCTCGCAGCCCAGGGCAAGGCGTTCTGCGCCGGCGCCAATTTCGGCGACCCGGCCCGCCAGGAGCAGGAGGAGCGCGCCAAGAGCGATCCGGCCTCGAACCTGCCGATCAACCATCTCTACGTTCAGGCGGTCCGCATCTTCCGCAACAAGAAGCCGATCGTCGCCGCGATCCATGGCGCCGCGATCGGCGGCGGTCTCGGCCTTGCGGTCTCGGCCGACTTCCGCGTCGCCTGCCCGGAAGCGCGCTTCGCCGCGAACTTCACCAAGCTCGGCTTCCATCCGGGCTTCGGCCTGACGACGACGCTGCCGGAGCTGATCGGCAAGAACAATGCCGAACTGATGTTCTACACCAGCCGCCGCGTCACCGGCGAAGAGGCCTATCGCTGGGGCCTCGCCAATGTGCTGGTGCCGCAGGACCAGGTTCGCGCGGAGGCAATGAAGCTCGCGCAGGAGATCGCCGAATGCTCCCCGCTCGGCCTGGTCTCGACCCGCGCCACCATGCGCGCCGGCCTCGCCGACCGCGTGCTCGCCGCGACCAACCATGAGCTGGAGGAGCAGACCAAGCTGCGCGCGACCGAAGACTTCAAGGAAGGCGTCAAGGCCACCGCCGAGCGCCGCGTCGCCAACTTCAAGGGGCGGTAG
- a CDS encoding enoyl-CoA hydratase, which produces MSDNQMVLQSLDKGLLTITMNRPDRRNALNPDMTQGLVEAARRAQDDTEVRAVLIRGAGGTFCVGGDVKSMAAGRAPLPFEAKMANLRRGMEVSRILHQMPKPVVAQLDGAAAGAGLSIALSCDLRVASASCKITTAFAKVGFSGDYGGTYFLTKMLGSAKARELYLMSPVLSAQEAFNLGMVSKVVPDADVEAETLELARSLAQGPSVALGYIKRNINNAETMTLEACFDGEAIHHTRAGETTDHKEAAKAFVEKRKPTFQGQ; this is translated from the coding sequence ATGAGCGATAACCAGATGGTCCTTCAATCCCTCGACAAGGGCCTGCTCACCATCACCATGAACCGCCCGGATCGGCGCAATGCGCTCAATCCCGACATGACGCAGGGTCTCGTCGAGGCGGCGCGGCGGGCGCAGGACGATACCGAGGTGCGCGCGGTGCTGATCAGGGGCGCCGGCGGCACCTTCTGCGTCGGCGGTGACGTCAAGTCGATGGCGGCCGGCCGCGCGCCGCTGCCGTTTGAGGCCAAGATGGCCAACCTGCGCCGCGGCATGGAGGTCTCGCGGATCCTGCACCAGATGCCGAAGCCGGTGGTGGCGCAGCTCGACGGCGCGGCAGCAGGCGCCGGCCTCTCGATCGCGCTGTCCTGCGACCTCCGCGTCGCCAGCGCGTCCTGCAAGATCACCACGGCTTTCGCCAAGGTCGGCTTCTCCGGTGACTATGGCGGCACCTACTTCCTCACCAAGATGCTCGGCAGCGCCAAGGCGCGCGAGCTGTACTTGATGTCGCCGGTGCTGTCGGCGCAGGAGGCCTTCAACCTCGGCATGGTCTCCAAGGTGGTGCCCGATGCCGATGTCGAGGCCGAGACGCTGGAGCTGGCGCGTTCGCTGGCGCAGGGCCCGTCGGTCGCGCTCGGCTACATCAAGCGCAACATCAACAATGCCGAGACCATGACGCTCGAGGCCTGCTTCGACGGCGAGGCGATCCACCACACCCGCGCCGGCGAGACCACCGACCACAAGGAAGCGGCCAAAGCTTTCGTCGAGAAGCGCAAGCCCACCTTCCAGGGGCAGTAA